Proteins encoded within one genomic window of Hahella chejuensis KCTC 2396:
- a CDS encoding 4'-phosphopantetheinyl transferase family protein yields the protein MSVVNHPECAIYLADIRQIDPDLDARYCAMLGPGEDERLSSFRFPEGRLSYLLGRALVRTQLADRLGCEPAGVAIGISEKGKPFLSDREAPWCFSIAHAGAWVAVAVARASVGLDLERAEQRNVKALARRFYTEREYQWVCAQPEETQAHCFFRIWTLKEAEVKRRGSTMSELLSGAPFALHDDLAVAEFAEGAACGYGLFQWREEQLLGVALSEPRPMCFFEGLPGQGYAQVAPCLLAGSENWRHQ from the coding sequence GTGTCTGTCGTCAATCATCCCGAATGCGCTATCTACCTTGCTGACATCCGCCAGATCGACCCGGATCTTGACGCCCGTTACTGCGCCATGCTGGGTCCCGGGGAAGATGAGCGCCTGTCTTCTTTTCGCTTTCCCGAAGGCCGTTTGAGCTATTTGCTGGGGCGTGCGCTGGTTCGGACTCAATTGGCGGATAGGCTGGGCTGCGAGCCAGCGGGTGTGGCGATCGGTATAAGCGAAAAAGGCAAGCCCTTCCTAAGTGATAGGGAGGCGCCATGGTGTTTCAGCATCGCCCACGCTGGCGCATGGGTGGCGGTGGCGGTCGCCAGGGCTTCGGTGGGGCTTGATCTTGAGCGTGCGGAACAACGTAACGTCAAGGCGCTGGCGCGTCGCTTTTATACAGAGCGGGAATATCAGTGGGTATGCGCGCAGCCGGAAGAGACCCAGGCGCATTGCTTTTTTCGCATCTGGACCTTGAAAGAGGCGGAGGTGAAACGGCGCGGCTCGACCATGTCGGAGCTGCTGTCCGGGGCTCCGTTTGCTCTGCATGACGACTTGGCGGTGGCGGAATTTGCTGAAGGCGCGGCCTGTGGCTATGGGCTGTTTCAATGGCGTGAAGAGCAGTTGCTAGGGGTGGCCCTGAGCGAGCCGCGCCCTATGTGCTTTTTTGAGGGCTTGCCAGGACAGGGCTACGCCCAGGTTGCGCCATGTCTCCTGGCTGGTTCAGAAAACTGGCGACATCAATAA
- a CDS encoding crotonase/enoyl-CoA hydratase family protein, with the protein MSEYSTLSVTQEGGVAVIELNRPDKANALNMAMWEEIGLAFRRADQESTVRVVVLRGAGKHFCSGIDLMDFASVMTGKEKCDGRRREELRRLILKLQGCLSAIEECRKPVLAALHGGCIGGGVDMVASCDMRYISAEGYLQIKEIDIGMTADVGTLQRLPHIIGDGVMRELAYTGRKVDAEEARAIGLVNRVYESPEALMAGVMETAQVIAGKSPLAIRGTKEMIKYTRDHSVADSLNYVATWNAAMLISEDIQEAMMAQMQKREPKFRD; encoded by the coding sequence ATGTCAGAATACTCAACACTTAGCGTTACACAGGAAGGCGGCGTCGCCGTCATTGAATTGAATCGTCCCGATAAGGCCAACGCGCTGAACATGGCGATGTGGGAAGAAATCGGACTGGCGTTTCGCCGGGCGGATCAGGAAAGCACGGTGCGGGTGGTGGTGCTGCGCGGCGCGGGTAAGCATTTCTGCTCAGGTATCGACTTGATGGATTTCGCTTCCGTGATGACGGGCAAGGAAAAGTGCGACGGCCGTCGTCGTGAAGAGCTGCGCCGTCTGATTCTCAAACTACAGGGGTGTCTTTCCGCTATTGAAGAATGCCGTAAGCCTGTGCTGGCGGCTCTGCACGGCGGTTGTATCGGCGGCGGCGTGGACATGGTGGCCAGCTGCGATATGCGCTACATCTCTGCGGAAGGCTATCTACAGATCAAGGAGATAGATATCGGCATGACGGCGGATGTGGGTACGCTACAAAGGTTGCCTCATATCATCGGCGATGGCGTCATGCGGGAGCTGGCGTATACCGGCCGCAAAGTCGATGCGGAAGAGGCGCGGGCCATCGGTTTGGTCAATCGTGTTTATGAGTCGCCGGAAGCCTTGATGGCGGGCGTCATGGAAACCGCTCAGGTGATCGCCGGCAAGTCGCCCTTGGCGATTCGCGGCACGAAAGAGATGATCAAGTACACTCGCGATCACAGTGTCGCAGACAGTCTGAATTACGTCGCTACCTGGAATGCGGCGATGTTGATCAGTGAGGATATTCAGGAAGCCATGATGGCGCAGATGCAGAAACGGGAGCCCAAATTCAGGGACTAG
- a CDS encoding glycerophosphodiester phosphodiesterase family protein: MKQYFTWPKCLPWIAAAALSAGATAAQAKQPTVVTAAADHPIVIGHRGAPGYRPEHTLASYWLAIRQGADFIEPDLVPTKDGHLIARHENELGGSTDVADHPEFADRKATKMIDGVAMTGWFSEDFTLAEIKTLRAKERIPDVRPRNTRFDGKFAIPTLEEIIGMVRLIEHNTGKKVGIYPETKHPTYFAKEGEFLGGGKINMSLGRKLIETLVSENFTDPTRVYIQSFEVENLMELQKDIMPSNNVDLPLVQLYGDFDDIYVQPASNFSRPYDMYYNAKHGADVATIYGELNELIEGGVTDTTGYGKLVTPKTVKFIADNYAEGVGPWKNSFLLRASLDEKQDTNGDGVAEVGSKLTGGVHPFLQEALANGLEIHPYTLRVEEQFLTLHPNDEPQTLTGEAIQMLGLGVSGFFTDNPDLGVRARDMFLKINEERPRRGNKK, encoded by the coding sequence ATGAAACAGTATTTCACTTGGCCGAAGTGTCTACCCTGGATCGCCGCGGCCGCGCTCAGCGCAGGAGCTACCGCAGCGCAGGCCAAGCAACCTACGGTCGTCACCGCAGCCGCCGACCACCCTATCGTCATCGGCCATCGAGGCGCCCCCGGATACCGTCCTGAGCACACGCTCGCCAGCTACTGGCTGGCCATTCGCCAGGGCGCGGATTTTATCGAACCTGACCTCGTACCGACCAAAGACGGCCACCTGATCGCCCGCCATGAAAACGAACTGGGCGGCTCCACTGACGTAGCGGACCACCCTGAATTCGCTGACCGCAAAGCCACCAAGATGATAGATGGCGTCGCCATGACCGGCTGGTTCAGCGAAGACTTCACCCTGGCGGAAATCAAAACCTTGCGCGCCAAAGAGCGCATTCCAGATGTGCGTCCCCGTAATACCCGTTTTGACGGCAAATTCGCGATTCCCACGCTGGAAGAAATCATTGGCATGGTGCGTCTGATCGAACACAATACCGGCAAAAAAGTCGGCATCTATCCAGAAACCAAGCACCCCACCTACTTCGCCAAAGAAGGCGAGTTTCTGGGGGGCGGCAAAATTAACATGTCCCTCGGCCGCAAGCTGATCGAAACCCTGGTCAGCGAAAACTTCACCGATCCCACGCGGGTTTATATCCAGTCTTTCGAGGTTGAGAACCTGATGGAGTTGCAAAAGGACATCATGCCGAGCAACAACGTGGATTTGCCGCTGGTGCAGTTGTATGGCGACTTTGACGATATCTATGTGCAGCCCGCCAGCAACTTCTCCCGCCCCTACGACATGTACTACAACGCGAAACACGGCGCGGACGTGGCGACAATCTATGGCGAGTTGAATGAGCTGATCGAAGGCGGCGTCACCGATACCACCGGTTACGGCAAACTGGTCACCCCGAAAACAGTCAAGTTTATTGCGGATAACTACGCAGAGGGCGTCGGTCCCTGGAAGAACAGTTTCCTGCTACGCGCCAGTCTTGACGAAAAGCAGGACACCAACGGCGACGGCGTGGCGGAAGTCGGCAGCAAGCTGACCGGCGGCGTGCATCCCTTCTTACAGGAAGCCCTGGCGAACGGGCTGGAGATTCACCCTTACACGCTACGCGTGGAAGAACAGTTCCTGACCTTACACCCGAACGATGAGCCGCAGACGCTGACTGGCGAAGCCATTCAAATGCTGGGCCTTGGAGTGAGCGGATTTTTCACGGACAACCCTGACCTGGGCGTCAGAGCGCGGGATATGTTCCTGAAGATCAACGAAGAAAGACCGAGACGCGGGAACAAAAAGTAA
- a CDS encoding immunoglobulin domain-containing protein yields MAAQTTQTRLLSTAILAATLALHGCGGGAAGESSDNGSVSVQGTSSSEAEDTSSASDSSSQTSTQTDATNTTTTDDNTVDNSQASSGSSTQTQQDTQQTDQQDQVQNDSQDASQENSVELDIAISLQPVSQSADKGGDVTLNVSASGSGALNYQWRKDGAIIADAVQSYLSLSNLDDNDAGVYDVIISNATGSVTSSGATLSLTVDRSVRLAWSAPSSREDGSALPQQDISAYRIYHTTEDGSWGASVEAQPDSTEYTFSELDSGVHYFAVTVVDTSGIESDFSNVMSKQIF; encoded by the coding sequence ATGGCTGCTCAAACCACCCAAACCAGATTACTGTCCACCGCGATTTTAGCCGCGACGCTGGCGTTACATGGCTGCGGCGGCGGGGCGGCGGGTGAAAGTTCCGACAACGGCTCCGTCTCAGTTCAAGGAACCTCATCTTCAGAAGCGGAAGATACAAGCTCGGCGTCTGACTCCAGCTCGCAAACATCTACTCAAACGGACGCCACCAACACAACGACTACTGACGACAATACAGTGGATAACAGCCAGGCCAGCTCCGGCTCTTCCACACAAACTCAGCAGGATACACAACAGACAGACCAACAAGATCAGGTCCAGAACGACTCTCAGGACGCCAGCCAGGAAAACAGTGTTGAACTGGATATCGCGATCAGCCTGCAACCTGTTTCGCAGAGCGCAGACAAAGGCGGCGACGTGACGCTCAACGTCAGCGCATCAGGCAGCGGCGCGTTGAACTACCAATGGCGTAAAGACGGCGCAATCATCGCTGACGCCGTACAGTCTTATCTGAGCCTGTCAAACCTGGACGACAACGACGCAGGCGTTTATGACGTCATCATCAGCAACGCCACCGGATCAGTAACCAGCAGCGGCGCGACACTGTCTTTGACGGTTGACCGCAGCGTGCGCCTGGCCTGGAGCGCGCCGAGTTCCCGTGAGGACGGCAGCGCACTGCCTCAGCAGGACATTTCCGCTTATCGTATTTATCACACCACCGAAGATGGTTCCTGGGGCGCCAGCGTGGAAGCGCAGCCTGACTCGACCGAATACACATTCAGTGAGCTGGACAGCGGCGTTCACTACTTCGCAGTCACCGTGGTGGACACCTCAGGCATTGAGAGCGACTTCTCCAACGTCATGAGCAAGCAGATTTTCTGA
- a CDS encoding glycosyl hydrolase family 18 protein: MKKLLATLLAGGVWTIAANSYAYDCTDVAPFETGAIGAGAIRQHHDNAYRCNVSGWCGLGGAYEPGVGWAWEQAWNGLGACDGDSPPDDGGPDDDPSACDAPQYSAGTAYSAGQVVQNIGNDYRCDVPGWCSSAAAWAYEPGVGSSWSSAWTLIGPCGTDDPDDPDDPGPGPDTPFCASAWNASKVYRTGAVAAYQGGVYQAQVDVWGIPPNDPTYPDRWKLVGVPDDSLCPVPIPNDIDYGDPQPVDGNPNAGVTFPGGVIGAARISNTPSTGTPRSSVPSTDPGGDHPGFDADNGARVSKLPPGTVPLQHNTYSLRAGTEIVTYIGDWVIYGRRYDFTKLPVKNLHRIVYGFSGICYPDASDTQDPGFPTSAPAAVNRTCNQSNLPDGAMAIADFEAAFVRNVGVPGGVTGTESMYELEPASVGGVFGVLYKLRKENPHLKLDLSVGGWTLSEGFGWMSRDDARRKAFVDSLIHFLQRFDFDGIDIDWEYPASDGAVPDADRPEDAANYVRLLKEIRAGMDWLGRKTGKQYRLSSAIPAGTGRLDLIDWPAAHPYMDRLYVMTYDLTGAWERELSNHTPMQVNPSAQGSSANTSVTTAMSYLQSKGVPNNKLMVGVANYHRAKRLNSAADITEYSDGIAGATAHQPNQAPGTTNFILAIAGYGSWEAGVLEGYDMYQSFLDPSLRPYNGYKLYTDKASNADYLVQPAIGSFITIESPRTAALKAQYAKDNGFAGVFFWMAEQDNGYNLNAVNHVLGNTLVNDIANGKPQNQIPVCGENISASECESLIESLR; this comes from the coding sequence ATGAAGAAGCTATTGGCCACCCTCTTAGCTGGCGGCGTTTGGACCATCGCCGCCAACAGCTACGCTTATGACTGCACAGACGTAGCTCCTTTTGAAACCGGCGCTATCGGCGCCGGCGCCATTCGCCAGCATCACGACAATGCTTACCGCTGCAACGTCAGCGGCTGGTGCGGATTGGGCGGAGCCTATGAACCCGGCGTAGGCTGGGCCTGGGAGCAGGCCTGGAACGGGCTCGGCGCCTGCGACGGCGATTCGCCACCCGACGATGGAGGCCCCGATGATGACCCCAGCGCCTGTGACGCTCCGCAATATTCCGCCGGAACCGCCTACAGCGCAGGACAAGTCGTGCAGAATATTGGTAACGACTATCGCTGCGACGTCCCCGGCTGGTGCTCATCCGCCGCCGCCTGGGCGTATGAGCCTGGCGTCGGCAGTAGCTGGAGTTCCGCCTGGACCTTAATAGGACCTTGCGGAACAGACGATCCCGACGACCCAGATGATCCCGGACCAGGACCGGATACGCCATTCTGCGCCAGCGCATGGAACGCCAGCAAAGTCTATCGGACCGGAGCCGTGGCGGCTTATCAAGGCGGCGTTTACCAGGCCCAGGTAGATGTTTGGGGCATTCCTCCCAATGATCCTACTTACCCTGATCGCTGGAAACTGGTGGGGGTCCCCGATGACAGTTTATGCCCAGTGCCTATTCCCAACGACATCGATTATGGCGATCCGCAACCTGTCGACGGCAACCCCAACGCAGGGGTCACCTTCCCTGGCGGCGTCATCGGCGCGGCGCGCATCTCCAATACGCCATCCACCGGTACGCCGCGCTCTTCAGTTCCGTCCACCGATCCAGGAGGGGATCATCCCGGCTTCGACGCAGACAACGGAGCCAGAGTCTCCAAACTGCCTCCCGGAACCGTGCCGTTGCAACACAATACCTACTCCCTGCGCGCAGGAACGGAAATTGTCACCTATATCGGCGACTGGGTGATTTACGGTCGTCGCTATGATTTCACCAAGCTTCCAGTGAAAAACCTGCATCGCATCGTCTACGGCTTTTCCGGCATCTGTTATCCCGACGCCTCCGACACTCAGGACCCGGGCTTCCCCACTTCCGCTCCCGCGGCGGTGAATCGCACCTGCAATCAAAGCAACCTGCCTGACGGCGCCATGGCCATCGCCGATTTCGAAGCGGCTTTCGTGCGCAACGTAGGCGTTCCCGGCGGCGTAACCGGTACAGAAAGCATGTATGAACTGGAGCCGGCGAGCGTCGGCGGCGTATTCGGCGTGCTCTATAAACTGAGAAAAGAAAATCCGCATCTGAAGCTGGATCTCTCCGTCGGCGGTTGGACCTTGTCCGAAGGCTTCGGCTGGATGTCGCGGGATGACGCCAGACGCAAAGCCTTCGTCGACTCTCTGATTCACTTCTTGCAACGCTTCGACTTTGACGGCATCGATATTGACTGGGAGTACCCCGCCTCCGACGGCGCCGTTCCCGACGCGGACAGACCGGAAGACGCCGCCAATTATGTGCGCCTGTTGAAGGAAATTCGCGCAGGCATGGACTGGCTGGGGCGGAAAACCGGCAAGCAGTATCGCCTGTCTTCCGCAATCCCTGCAGGAACCGGTCGTCTCGACCTGATCGACTGGCCCGCCGCGCATCCTTATATGGACCGCCTGTATGTGATGACTTACGACCTGACCGGCGCCTGGGAGCGCGAATTGAGCAATCATACGCCCATGCAGGTCAATCCGAGCGCTCAGGGCTCATCCGCCAATACCTCGGTCACCACAGCGATGTCTTATCTGCAAAGCAAAGGCGTTCCCAATAATAAACTGATGGTCGGTGTGGCGAATTATCATCGCGCCAAGCGCCTTAACAGCGCGGCGGACATCACTGAGTACAGCGACGGAATCGCCGGCGCGACTGCTCACCAGCCGAATCAGGCGCCGGGAACGACCAATTTCATTCTCGCCATCGCCGGATACGGCAGCTGGGAAGCCGGTGTTCTGGAAGGCTACGACATGTATCAGAGCTTCCTTGATCCGTCGTTGCGTCCCTACAACGGGTATAAGCTGTACACCGACAAAGCCTCCAACGCCGACTATCTCGTACAGCCCGCCATCGGCTCCTTCATCACGATAGAGTCGCCGAGAACCGCCGCACTAAAAGCGCAGTACGCCAAAGACAACGGTTTCGCCGGCGTTTTCTTCTGGATGGCGGAGCAGGACAACGGCTACAACCTCAACGCCGTCAACCACGTTCTCGGCAACACCTTGGTAAACGACATCGCCAACGGCAAACCGCAAAATCAAATCCCGGTCTGCGGTGAAAATATCAGCGCCAGCGAATGTGAAAGCTTGATAGAAAGCTTACGTTGA
- a CDS encoding tautomerase family protein encodes MPVVTIAQSPGRSLEQKRELVKKITDAFVTSYGVKPESVTIFLQDYDDSNWGKAGLLHVDAQAGKDG; translated from the coding sequence ATGCCCGTCGTCACCATCGCGCAATCCCCCGGCCGGTCCTTGGAGCAGAAACGGGAGTTGGTGAAAAAGATTACCGACGCCTTTGTGACCAGCTACGGCGTAAAACCGGAGTCGGTCACCATATTTTTGCAGGACTATGACGACAGTAATTGGGGAAAAGCCGGTTTGTTGCACGTTGACGCCCAAGCCGGCAAAGACGGTTAA
- a CDS encoding DMT family transporter, which yields MTAFLYIACILLWGTSWIAIHMQLGEVPILTSIFYRFAIAALLLLPTLFLLKKIQKTQPVDHLWFAGQGLCFFSLNFLCFYHATQYIPSGIVAIIFSTVLLFNSINRWLFLRQSTSQSEFIGIAFGIVGIVLLFWRELTQQNFGADFFTGMLFALLGTLIFSLGNMVSVRNGAKGITPLTGNGYSMAYGAMVLLIAVFATDTPLRFSFTSQYIFSLLYLAIFASVLGFTIYLTLVNKIGINKAAYCMVAFPVVAILISTLFEDYRWDATTFSGVGVIIFGNFLMVSKLWWRPASLARQQS from the coding sequence ATGACCGCTTTTTTATATATCGCCTGCATTCTGCTGTGGGGCACGTCATGGATCGCTATCCACATGCAGTTAGGCGAAGTTCCCATTCTGACTTCCATTTTCTATCGCTTCGCCATCGCCGCATTATTGCTGCTGCCCACCTTGTTTCTACTTAAGAAGATCCAGAAAACGCAGCCTGTCGACCACCTTTGGTTCGCCGGGCAGGGGTTATGCTTTTTTTCCCTGAACTTTCTGTGTTTCTATCACGCCACCCAATACATCCCCAGCGGCATCGTTGCGATCATTTTCTCCACCGTATTGCTGTTCAACAGCATCAACCGCTGGCTGTTTCTGCGTCAGAGCACTTCGCAAAGCGAGTTTATCGGCATCGCTTTCGGCATTGTCGGCATTGTGCTTTTGTTTTGGCGGGAGCTGACGCAACAAAACTTCGGCGCGGATTTTTTCACCGGCATGTTGTTCGCCTTACTGGGCACACTGATCTTTTCGCTGGGCAACATGGTCTCTGTGCGCAACGGAGCCAAGGGCATCACGCCGCTCACCGGAAATGGCTATTCAATGGCTTACGGCGCCATGGTGCTGTTAATCGCCGTATTCGCCACCGACACGCCGCTCAGGTTCAGCTTCACTTCCCAATATATTTTTAGCCTGTTGTATTTGGCTATTTTCGCGTCAGTGCTCGGCTTTACGATCTATCTGACTCTGGTGAATAAGATCGGCATCAACAAAGCCGCGTATTGCATGGTGGCTTTTCCGGTCGTCGCTATCCTTATCTCCACCCTGTTTGAAGACTATCGATGGGACGCCACAACGTTCTCCGGCGTTGGCGTCATCATCTTCGGTAATTTCTTGATGGTCTCCAAACTCTGGTGGCGTCCTGCCTCGCTGGCCAGACAACAAAGCTGA
- a CDS encoding PLP-dependent aminotransferase family protein, protein MSVTPSQDRHEEPPLHASLADPCLNSMTFLNDIAGQYPKAISFAPGRPIEKDFRIEDIDRYLQRYVEHLTQHEHRSEGAVITQLFQYGPSEGHIRALIADMLEKTDGVACRPEDIVVTSGAQEGMILTLRALFADPRDVLLVPQPVYVGIIGAARLLDIRVETFDIHDQGVDISEVESKIQALEAEGNKVKALYINADFCNPTGVSLPLSQRMDLVWLSHTYHFTVLEDNPYGIFGAASAIKPTLASLDRHGRSVAYLGSFSKTLFPGVRMGFVVSRRLAQALTKIKSMLTLNTSPICQAVVGGVLLECKGDLRLHCENRIHFYQNNLKHLLHQLEIAFPKGSTMRSQITWNRPDGGFFLVLKLPFTVTLTQLKASAEQYGVLWTPMEMFYSPPRESNEIRLSFSYLTPEQISEGVSRLRDFIKERLALRTPETAAAS, encoded by the coding sequence ATGAGCGTAACGCCATCCCAGGACAGGCATGAAGAGCCGCCACTGCACGCATCCCTGGCGGACCCCTGTCTTAATTCCATGACCTTTCTCAACGATATCGCCGGGCAATATCCCAAGGCGATATCGTTCGCACCCGGACGACCTATCGAGAAGGACTTTCGGATCGAAGATATCGACCGTTATCTGCAACGCTATGTCGAACACCTTACCCAACATGAGCATCGCTCCGAAGGCGCCGTTATTACCCAGCTTTTCCAGTACGGCCCCTCGGAAGGACACATTCGCGCGCTCATCGCCGATATGCTGGAGAAAACCGACGGCGTCGCCTGTCGCCCGGAGGATATCGTGGTCACCTCCGGCGCGCAGGAGGGGATGATTTTAACGCTGCGCGCCCTGTTTGCTGATCCGCGCGATGTCCTGCTGGTCCCACAGCCGGTGTATGTCGGCATCATCGGCGCCGCCAGACTGCTGGATATCCGGGTCGAAACTTTCGATATTCACGATCAAGGCGTGGATATCAGTGAAGTCGAAAGCAAGATTCAAGCGCTGGAGGCGGAAGGCAATAAAGTCAAAGCGCTCTATATCAACGCCGACTTCTGCAATCCCACCGGCGTCTCGCTACCGCTTAGCCAGCGCATGGATCTGGTCTGGCTTTCCCACACCTATCACTTCACCGTGCTGGAAGACAATCCTTACGGCATTTTCGGCGCGGCGAGCGCCATCAAGCCTACTCTCGCCTCGCTGGATAGACACGGCCGCTCCGTGGCGTATCTGGGCTCGTTCTCCAAAACTCTGTTTCCCGGCGTGCGCATGGGGTTTGTTGTATCCCGGCGACTGGCGCAAGCGCTCACCAAAATCAAAAGCATGCTGACGCTAAACACCTCGCCGATCTGTCAGGCGGTGGTCGGCGGCGTTCTACTGGAGTGCAAGGGAGATCTTCGCCTGCATTGTGAAAACCGGATTCACTTTTATCAGAACAACCTGAAACACCTGCTGCATCAGCTTGAGATCGCCTTTCCCAAGGGATCGACCATGCGTTCGCAAATCACCTGGAACAGACCGGACGGCGGCTTTTTTCTCGTGCTCAAGCTGCCGTTCACTGTTACCCTGACGCAGCTGAAAGCGTCGGCGGAGCAATACGGGGTGCTTTGGACGCCTATGGAGATGTTTTACTCGCCCCCCAGAGAGTCCAATGAAATCAGGCTCTCATTCAGTTACCTGACGCCAGAGCAGATCAGCGAAGGAGTTTCACGCCTGCGCGACTTTATCAAGGAACGTCTGGCCCTGCGCACGCCCGAAACGGCGGCCGCCAGCTAG
- a CDS encoding phytanoyl-CoA dioxygenase family protein, with protein sequence MFIAEYPLSEQERALLPSDEDVRFYQEHGWFMTGKVFTDEELDAFAQESRDYYAGKRDRRLPTMPSTLAYWTPEDGDVARNNDYVHYESDTFRRLLTKPIIGAIAARLAQTDEIRVWNSALITKPARGDFAAEGMFRPVVPWHKDAHYWSTCTSNNLLTAFINFYDCFEGMGALEMIDGSHRWREIDADDSVTRHFGRRSIDELQTMLEETAQLNGDTVRKIPMTSKRGHISFHNCHTFHGSAPNYSQIDRVSISLHLQDGGNRYKRHQMADGKPLKYNNDYFCRQNQNGDPDYADPDFCPQIWKE encoded by the coding sequence GTGTTTATAGCGGAATACCCACTGAGCGAACAGGAGCGCGCACTGTTGCCCAGCGATGAGGACGTGCGTTTTTATCAAGAGCACGGTTGGTTCATGACCGGCAAGGTTTTCACAGATGAGGAGCTGGACGCCTTCGCTCAGGAAAGTCGCGATTATTATGCAGGCAAGCGCGACAGACGCTTGCCGACCATGCCTTCCACATTGGCCTACTGGACTCCCGAAGACGGCGACGTGGCTCGTAACAACGACTACGTGCATTATGAAAGCGATACGTTTCGACGCCTGCTGACCAAACCCATCATTGGCGCCATCGCCGCCCGGCTGGCGCAGACTGACGAAATCCGCGTGTGGAACAGCGCCCTTATCACCAAACCCGCGCGGGGCGACTTCGCAGCGGAGGGCATGTTCCGGCCGGTGGTGCCCTGGCATAAGGACGCCCATTACTGGTCTACCTGCACTTCCAACAATCTGCTGACCGCCTTTATCAACTTTTACGACTGCTTCGAGGGCATGGGCGCGCTGGAAATGATCGACGGCAGCCATCGCTGGCGGGAAATCGACGCCGACGACAGCGTCACGCGTCACTTCGGGCGTCGCAGCATCGATGAGCTGCAAACCATGCTGGAAGAAACCGCCCAGCTTAATGGCGACACCGTCAGAAAAATACCCATGACCAGCAAACGCGGCCACATCAGCTTCCACAACTGTCACACCTTCCATGGCAGCGCCCCCAATTACAGCCAGATCGACCGGGTATCGATTTCCCTTCACCTGCAGGATGGCGGCAATAGATACAAACGCCACCAGATGGCGGACGGGAAGCCGCTGAAATACAACAACGATTATTTTTGCCGCCAAAACCAAAACGGCGATCCGGATTACGCCGACCCGGATTTTTGTCCGCAAATCTGGAAGGAGTGA
- a CDS encoding VOC family protein, whose protein sequence is MTTGWESMSKLMLRHKAKKIDHVAIAVLDLEQAIGYFSMMGFTLSDRMTTTGAHSAMHSAVMEAGPIKFVLLEGANETSQITRFINEYGPGPQHIAIEVENVESLCKELEKQGLDFSTKTIKGPELIQRFTVRCPNSGVMIEFIERNEEEGFSEQNVEDLFRQLEASDAY, encoded by the coding sequence ATGACGACAGGTTGGGAAAGCATGTCTAAGTTAATGCTCAGGCATAAAGCGAAAAAAATCGATCACGTTGCCATTGCGGTGCTGGATCTGGAGCAAGCCATCGGCTATTTCAGCATGATGGGATTCACCCTCTCCGACCGCATGACCACCACCGGCGCGCATAGCGCCATGCATTCCGCCGTCATGGAAGCAGGACCGATCAAATTCGTTCTGCTGGAAGGCGCCAACGAAACCTCCCAGATTACCCGTTTCATCAACGAATACGGCCCCGGACCACAGCATATCGCCATTGAGGTGGAGAATGTGGAAAGCCTGTGCAAGGAGCTGGAAAAACAGGGACTGGACTTCAGCACCAAAACCATCAAAGGCCCGGAACTCATCCAGCGCTTCACCGTGCGTTGCCCCAACTCCGGGGTCATGATCGAGTTCATAGAGCGCAACGAAGAAGAAGGCTTTTCGGAACAGAACGTCGAGGACCTGTTCCGACAACTGGAAGCCAGCGACGCCTACTGA